In Juglans microcarpa x Juglans regia isolate MS1-56 chromosome 4S, Jm3101_v1.0, whole genome shotgun sequence, a single window of DNA contains:
- the LOC121263640 gene encoding auxin-binding protein T85, which produces MTVHWLTFFFTSLLVSAMAEASHCSTKGLPLVRNISELPQDNYGRGGLSHVTVAGSFMHGMKEVEVWLQTFAPRSGTPIHRHSCEEVFVVLKGSGTLYLASSSYEMHPGKPQEFRIYSNSTFHIPVNDAHQVWNTNEHEDLQVLAVISRPPAKVFIYEDWFMPHTAARLKFPYYWDEHCFEAPPKDEL; this is translated from the exons ATGACCGTGCATTGGCTCACTTTCTTCTTTACGTCGCTCTTAGTCTCTGCGATGGCTGAGGCTTCTCACTGCTCAACCAAGG GATTACCACTGGTTAGGAATATTAGTGAGCTTCCACAAGATAATTATGGAAGGGGCGGTTTATCCCACGTAACTGTTGCAGGTTCATTCATGCATGGAATGAAAGAG GTTGAGGTATGGCTTCAGACATTTGCCCCACGATCAGGCACACCAATCCACAGGCATTCCTGCGAAGAAGTTTTTGTTGTCCTCAAGGGAAGTGGAACTCTGTATCTTGCATCAAGTTCATATGAGATGCACCCTGGAAAGCCTCAAGAGTTTAGAATCTATTCTAATAGCACATTTCATATCCCTGTAAATGATGCGCATCAG GTATGGAATACAAATGAACATGAAGATTTGCAAGTGCTTGCTGTTATATCTCGCCCGCCAGCCAAAGT GTTTATATATGAAGACTGGTTCATGCCTCACACTGCAGCAAGATTGAAGTTCCCATACTATTGGGATGAGCACTGCTTCGAAGCGCCTCCGAAAGACGAACTTTAG
- the LOC121263641 gene encoding exosome complex component RRP4 homolog — translation MREIQLSLNKTQKIRLQRALEKLESLSSKVNSHASVTIADSIPVSYEDGVLKGHGTLDFNGELVSTVCGVVERVNKLVYVRTLRAKYKPEVGDIIVGRVSEVAQKRWRLDINYSQDAVLMLSSMNLADGIQRRRTALDELNMRSIFEEDDVICAEVRGFQHDGLHLQARSQKYGKLQRGQLLTVPPYLVKRRKQHFHHLDQYGVDLILGCNGFIWVGEHVEARDDMVEDQEKKPELQNAKSQKNSMSLEDQERTYTPIETRQNICRIANAIRVLSTLGFNITAEVIMETVNLSSSLNLDIHQMLGSEFCVLVAEGEAERRSLTKRKG, via the exons ATGAGAGAAATACAGCTCTCGTTGAACAAAACCCAGAAAATCAGGCTCCAGAGAGCACTGGAAAAGCTCGAGTCTTTGTCTTCAAAGGTGAACTCCCATGCCTCTGTCACCATCGCCGATTCCATCCCTGTCAGCTACGAAGATGGCGTGCTCAA gGGTCATGGAACCTTGGACTTCAATGGAGAATTGGTTTCGACGGTCTGTGGCGTGGTCGAGCGCGTGAACAAGCTCGTCTATGTCCGCACGTTGCGGGCCAA GTACAAGCCAGAGGTCGGAGATATCATTGTAGGGCGTGTTAGCGAG GTTGCTCAAAAGCGTTGGAGGTTGGACATAAATTATAGCCAGGATGCAGTTTTGATGCTTTCTTCAATGAACTTAGCAGATGGTATCCAG AGACGACGAACCGCTTTGGATGAACTCAACATGCGCAGTATTTTTGAAGAGGATGATGTTATTTGT GCTGAAGTCCGCGGTTTCCAACATGATGGCTTACACCTCCAAGCAAGAAGTCAGAAGTACGGGaag CTTCAAAGGGGTCAACTGCTCACAGTTCCCCCTTATCTAGTGAAGAGACGCAAACAGCATTTCCACCATCTAGACCAGTATGGTGTTGACTTAATACTTGGCTGTAATGGATTCATATGGGTCGGTGAGCACGTTGAAGCCAGAGATGATATGGTagaggatcaagagaaaaaaccTGAATTGCAGAATgctaaatctcaaaaaaattccATGAGTCTTGAAGATCAAGAAAGAACTTACACTCCAATAGAGACAAGGCAGAATATATGTAGGATTGCAAATGCTATCCGTGTGTTGTCTACTTTAGGCTTCAATATAACTGCTGAAGTGATCATGGAGACAGTTAACTTGAGCAGCTCACTGAATCTTGATATTCATCAGATGCTTGGTTCAGAGTTCTGTGTTCTGGTTGCCGAGGGAGAGGCCGAGCGGAGAAGCTTAACTAAAAGGAAGGGGTGA